Part of the Bacillus cereus group sp. RP43 genome is shown below.
CCATTCATTAATGGAGTAGGGGGCTCTCTTGCAGATCGTGTAGATAAGATTGTGGAAGAATACAATAAAAGTCAGGACAAATATGTAGTGAAAACGACAAAAGCGGGTAGCTACGATGAGTCATATCAAAAGTTACAAAGTGGCTTTGCAGCGAATAACCAAGAAGCAATTGCATTACTAGGTTCTGATGTCATTCAAGAATATGCTAAAAAACAGTTAATCGCACCTATAGATGAATATGTTAAAAATGATACTAATTTCAAAAAAGAAGATTATGGAAAAGGGTTTATGGAGCAAGCAACAATTGACGAGAAGTTGTATGGAATTCCATTCTACGGTACAACGCAAATTCTTTATTACAATAAAAAAGCATTAGCAGAGAATGGCTTTACAAAAGTTGATTTAAAGACGTGGGAAGGTGTAGAAAAGGTAGCAAAAACAGTCGCAAAACGTGGTGAAAATGGAAATGTGACATATGCGGGCTGGATGCCAATGTGGGGAACTTCCAATTTAATTGATGCGGTTCGCAGTGCCGGTGGAAACGTATTAAGCGAAGATGGTAAAAAAGTATTAATTAACGATGACACTTGGGTTTCGGTATGGGAGAAATTCCGTACATGGCTACATGAAGATAAAATTATGAAAATACATTCAGGTGGTACTGGATGGGAATATTGGGATAAAACTGTAATTGATTTAGTTGAAGGTAGAACATTAGGATTTACAGGATCATCTGGTGATCAAGGATTTGTTTTTAAATCATTAGGTAAAGGAATGACGGAAGAAGAACGTCTTAACACTTTTGAAGCATTACCTCAACCAGCTTGGGGGAATAATAAACCAGCGCCAAAATTAGAAACATACTTATTCACATTAACGAGAAATATTGATCCAGAAGTAGCAAAAGGCGCGTATGACTTTATGAAATTTGCGACAAGCACTGAGAAAACGGCTGAATGGTCAATGGCAACAGGCTATATCCCTGTTCGTAACAATGTAACAGATTATGGTCCATATGCTGAATTCGTTAAAAAACAACCACAAGCATTAGTTCCATTAGAACAAGCTAATAATAATGGAGTGGGACCATTTGTAGATCCAACGGGCGGTAAAATTAATGACGCCTTAAATGTAGCGAAAGATAAAGTAGAGATTGAAGGAGTTCCAGCGAAAAAAGCATTAGATGAAGCAGCTAAAGTTGCGCAAGAAGAGTTAGATAAAGTTCTGAAAAAGAAGAAGTAATATTACCAACATGAGGTGCTTTTGAACGAAGGAAGTGCCTCTAAAATTCCATCATTAAAACGTAAAAAGGTGTGAGAACGATGATCGAAATAACAAGTACGATAACACTCTCTCCATTCGTAAAAAATAAACATTGTTTCCAAATGGATGAAACTGATATTAAAAATTTCACATTAACTATTGATCAAGGGGACAGCCGGAAAATCCCGCTTTTATTAATCTTGCGAGACCCGAACGGTTATGTACGTATACAATATCAAACTCCAGTTACAAATGAAAAACTAGTCGTTTCGAAAGATTTAAAGTTTTGTTCCGCAGGTTGTAGTGGAGGAGAAATAGAGTCAGGTAATTGGGAATTAGAAGTCGTCTATATTCCGCATTGTGCAAAGAAAGTAGTAAAGTTTACCGGAGAAAAAGTTGACTATACAGTAAATATAGTAGTGAACGATCAGTTGGAACGTAAGTATAATAGAGATCATTTTTGTAAGGGAAATGTTTTTATCGATGAAGACCGTTTTAATAAGGTAGTAAATGAAGAATATCGCTGGTACAAAGGGGATTTTCATGAACATACAGATTTAACAGACGGAGAGATAGATGATGAACTTGGAATGACAGTATGTGAAAAACAAGAATTAGATTTTTTATATGCGACGGAACACAATATTGTTATGCCATCGTATCAAAAAGGAAACACATTAATTATACCATCTATGGAACTTACAACTCCTTTCGGTCATTACAACATATTTGGTATAAGAGAATTCATTGATTTTACAGAGTATGTAGATGAAGCATTTAGCGCTGAAAAAATGAATGCACTATTTTTACTCACGAAAGAAAAAGGCTATTTATTGAGTGTGAATCATCCGTTTATGAAGCCTTGGGCGAACCAAGTGAATATTAACTTAGAAAATGTTCATACGATGGAAATTATGTGTGATCCAACTTATAAAAAAAGTAAATCATCTACTTTAGAAGCTTTGCGTTGTTTCGATCAAATGTGGTCAAATGGTCTTAAAATCTGGGGAATAGGAGGAAGTGATTCTCATTTACATCCGTCTAAAACCTTCCCAGGATCAAAAGACCCATCAATTTACGGTGATCCAGGAACATATGTATTATGTAACGGTTTATCAATTAAAAACTTAAAATTTGCGATCAAAAACGGAAGAATTTATTTCTCTCGATTTAGAAAACTAGCGATAGATATTCAAAACGAAGGTGAAACGATTTATGTCGGTGATGAGGCTAAAGGAAATATTATTTACAACATTGCTACTGACAAACCGTGTGAGTGGAGACTACTTATAAATGGACAAACGATTGAAAAAGAATACGGAAGCGATGTAACCTTTGCATTCTCTTTAAATGAAGGGGCGTACGCTAGAGTTGAGGGATGGGAAGAGGACGAATTAGTAGCGTTTATTAATCCTATTCATAATAAAGTTCAGTATAAAAATATAAAAACATGGAATGAAGTTATAGGGGGAATAAAAGGTGAATAAAGCGATTATTTTTGATAAAGATGGAACATTAATACAGTTAGATTCAGTTTGGTACAAGATTGTGCATCGTGTGTTAGATGATATATTTCAAACGTATCCAAATGAAAAAAGTAAACGAGATGATTACTTATCGATTATTGGTATGAATGATAACGATTTTGAGAGTACGAGTTTACTAGCATGTCGCACAAATTACTTCATTGCGGCTGCATGGTATTCGTTGTTAGAAAATCAACATGTGAATAAAGAGGATTTTATTCAAAATGTATGTCTTCTATTCAAAAAGTACTCTACAGCAGATGATCTTGTATTTACAGAAGTGGAAGGTGCAAAGGAAACGTTACGATATTTAAAAGACAATGAATATATTATTGGGGTTGTTACGGCAGACGATGTTGATGCAGCGATTCATTCTCTAAAAATGACTGAGTTATATGATTATGTAGATTTTTTAGGTGCAGATGACGGTGTGAATAGAACAAAACCTGAAAGTGACTTTTATCATATGTTTAAAGAAAAATTTTCATTAACTGAAGAAGATGTACTAATGGTAGGTGATACATTAACAGACGTTACATTTGCGAGAAATAGTAACATTAAAGTAGTGGGCGTCTTATCGGGTGCAAGTAGGAAAGAAGATCTAGAAGGGAAAGCGGATTATATTTTAGACAGTATGAAGGATATTTCGAAGATTTTATAATTCATGTCATCATAATTTTTAACAATATCTATAAATATAGCTCAAATTCTAGGAGGATATTATGGCTCAACTATCATTCAAAAACATTTACAAAAAATATGATCATGATGTGACAATCGTAAAAGATTTTAACCTAGAAGTAAATGATGGAGAATTTATCGTTTTGGTTGGCCCTTCAGGGTGTGGGAAATCTACAACATTACGTATGATTGCAGGACTTGAAGAGATTTCAGAAGGCGACTTTTATATTGACGGAAAACGTGTAAATGATGTTACACCGAAAGATAGAGATATTGCAATGGTATTTCAAAACTATGCACTTTATCCGCATATGAGTGTGTATGAAAACATGGCATTTGGATTAAAACTAAGAAAGTATAGTAAAGAAGAAATTGACCAACGTGTGCAACATGCAGCAAAAATTCTTGGGCTTGAGCAGTATTTAAGCCGAAAGCCAAAAGCACTTTCAGGTGGGCAGCGTCAGCGTGTTGCCTTAGGCCGAGCGATTGTTCGAAATGCAAAGGTATTTTTAATGGACGAGCCTTTATCAAACTTAGATGCGAAATTGCGCGTTCAAATGCGTGCTGAGATTACAAAATTACACAAGCACCTGCAAACAACAACTGTGTATGTTACACACGATCAAATAGAAGCTATGACGATGGCAACGCGCTTAGTTGTACTAAAAGATGGTATTGTACAACAAGTCGGTACACCAAAAGAAGTGTATGATAATCCAGAGAATGTATTTGTTGGCGGATTCATTGGTTCTCCTGGAATGAATTTTTTCAAAGGAGTATTAACAGATAATGCAGTTATGATTGATAAGTGGAAAATTGAAGTGCCGGAAGAGAAGATGAAAGACTTGCGAAATAACGGCTATACGAATAAAGAAATCATAATAGGAATACGTCCAGAAGACTTTTATTATGGAAAAGCAATCGAGGCTTTGTCATATAACGCAAAAGTAACAGTACCGATTGATGTAGCAGAATTAATGGGGGCAGAAACATATCTATATTCTAACATTAATGGACAATCTTTTGTTGCACGTGTGGACACATCTTTAGATGTGCAAAGTCAATCAAATATAGAGCTCGGTTTAAACATGGACAAAGTTCATTACTTTGATTCAGAAACTGAGAAACGGATTGTTTTATAGATAATAATTAATATGATTATACCTTTAGAATTTCTTCAACTACTACAAATAAATGAATAGCAAAAAGCCGATTATCCTTTAGATTACAGGGAATCGGCTTTTTTATATAAAAGATTGCTTAGCGTATATTATCAAGACCTAAATCCAAAAAACCCTTAAAATATCACGCTCCTAACATATTGTATATGACTAATATGTTAGGAGCGTTTATTTTTGGTAATGAGTTTTGAAACTGAATTTGAATAGTATTTTTCTCAATCTGGATAAAAATAAGGAAAGTACCATAAACGGTCGTTTTGGGTACTTTCCTTATTTTTTTGTAGGTTTAAATTAAAGCTCGATCAAAAACATGTATTAGAAACATATAATTTTTCTTATTTAATTAACAGCGGATAGGTGTCTGCAAATAAATTATATCAATCAGAAGTTGTCTACAAAGAAATATGTGATTCTAAAATTGTTGCGGAACTAGCCGTTGCATACCGAAAGACGAATATAAACCTAGAGTTACAAGAGTTTTTGAAAATAGCGAAAGGCAAGGCGATGAACACATTTACAAAATGACAAAACTGTAAGAATGCACGAATGTATGTAAGAAAGTTCGATGTTTTCCTTTTTCTTTTTTTATTATAGTGAAAAAGAAGAAAGAAGAAGGAGATGTCATACTCATGGTGATGCCTATTTTTATGAAAGTAAAAAAGCGTGGGAGAGGAAGGAAGATGACGCTTTCTCAGCTCGCGTTTAAAAACGTTAGTCGAAATATACGTACGTATGCCGCTTATTTTTTAAGTGAAAACGTCATGTTAGAGGAAGAAACAGTACATTCACATAGTTAAGAAGTAGTTAAGTCCCATTTAAACCTTTTTTCCCATAATAAAATTATAAGCGTACAAGAAGGTTGGTATTTTTGGATGAGTACAATAATCAAAACTATTCATGTAATGAAGGTATATGGCAATCAGTTAAACACCTTACTATAAAGGAGGGATTTGAAAATGTCTTTTTCTCAATTCAATATTGATATTTTTCGAGCAATTAATGATTTAGGTAAACAATATTCATTCCTAAACTCAGCCATGGTATTTTTGGCAGAATATATGGTATATATTTTTGGTTTAATTATTATAGCTTATTGGTTTACCGGGTCCAGAAAAAGTAGGGTGATGGTTATTCAAGCGATGGTTGCTTTTGTGATTGCTGAGGTGATTGGAAAAATAGCAGGGAAATTTCATTTGAATTATCAACCGTTTGCAGTATTGCCTGATGTTAATAAACTTGTCGACCATGCTGTAGATAATTCATTTCCTAGTGACCATACGATTCTCTTTTTTTCGATTTGTTTTTCGTTTTGGATTGTTCGTAAAAAGACTGGATGGTTATGGATTATACTTGCATTTTGTGTAGCGATCTCTCGTATTTGGGT
Proteins encoded:
- a CDS encoding HAD family hydrolase, whose amino-acid sequence is MNKAIIFDKDGTLIQLDSVWYKIVHRVLDDIFQTYPNEKSKRDDYLSIIGMNDNDFESTSLLACRTNYFIAAAWYSLLENQHVNKEDFIQNVCLLFKKYSTADDLVFTEVEGAKETLRYLKDNEYIIGVVTADDVDAAIHSLKMTELYDYVDFLGADDGVNRTKPESDFYHMFKEKFSLTEEDVLMVGDTLTDVTFARNSNIKVVGVLSGASRKEDLEGKADYILDSMKDISKIL
- a CDS encoding undecaprenyl-diphosphatase, whose translation is MSFSQFNIDIFRAINDLGKQYSFLNSAMVFLAEYMVYIFGLIIIAYWFTGSRKSRVMVIQAMVAFVIAEVIGKIAGKFHLNYQPFAVLPDVNKLVDHAVDNSFPSDHTILFFSICFSFWIVRKKTGWLWIILAFCVAISRIWVGVHYPFDVAMGALIGCVSALFSYWLVPKFSFIKQLLTLYERVEKHVLPSKNKSKGF
- a CDS encoding CehA/McbA family metallohydrolase, which translates into the protein MIEITSTITLSPFVKNKHCFQMDETDIKNFTLTIDQGDSRKIPLLLILRDPNGYVRIQYQTPVTNEKLVVSKDLKFCSAGCSGGEIESGNWELEVVYIPHCAKKVVKFTGEKVDYTVNIVVNDQLERKYNRDHFCKGNVFIDEDRFNKVVNEEYRWYKGDFHEHTDLTDGEIDDELGMTVCEKQELDFLYATEHNIVMPSYQKGNTLIIPSMELTTPFGHYNIFGIREFIDFTEYVDEAFSAEKMNALFLLTKEKGYLLSVNHPFMKPWANQVNINLENVHTMEIMCDPTYKKSKSSTLEALRCFDQMWSNGLKIWGIGGSDSHLHPSKTFPGSKDPSIYGDPGTYVLCNGLSIKNLKFAIKNGRIYFSRFRKLAIDIQNEGETIYVGDEAKGNIIYNIATDKPCEWRLLINGQTIEKEYGSDVTFAFSLNEGAYARVEGWEEDELVAFINPIHNKVQYKNIKTWNEVIGGIKGE
- a CDS encoding extracellular solute-binding protein, which translates into the protein MKKLFMLLTVITLFVGALAGCSGGKGSTVKASKEGEKVVVPFINGVGGSLADRVDKIVEEYNKSQDKYVVKTTKAGSYDESYQKLQSGFAANNQEAIALLGSDVIQEYAKKQLIAPIDEYVKNDTNFKKEDYGKGFMEQATIDEKLYGIPFYGTTQILYYNKKALAENGFTKVDLKTWEGVEKVAKTVAKRGENGNVTYAGWMPMWGTSNLIDAVRSAGGNVLSEDGKKVLINDDTWVSVWEKFRTWLHEDKIMKIHSGGTGWEYWDKTVIDLVEGRTLGFTGSSGDQGFVFKSLGKGMTEEERLNTFEALPQPAWGNNKPAPKLETYLFTLTRNIDPEVAKGAYDFMKFATSTEKTAEWSMATGYIPVRNNVTDYGPYAEFVKKQPQALVPLEQANNNGVGPFVDPTGGKINDALNVAKDKVEIEGVPAKKALDEAAKVAQEELDKVLKKKK
- the ugpC gene encoding sn-glycerol-3-phosphate ABC transporter ATP-binding protein UgpC; this translates as MAQLSFKNIYKKYDHDVTIVKDFNLEVNDGEFIVLVGPSGCGKSTTLRMIAGLEEISEGDFYIDGKRVNDVTPKDRDIAMVFQNYALYPHMSVYENMAFGLKLRKYSKEEIDQRVQHAAKILGLEQYLSRKPKALSGGQRQRVALGRAIVRNAKVFLMDEPLSNLDAKLRVQMRAEITKLHKHLQTTTVYVTHDQIEAMTMATRLVVLKDGIVQQVGTPKEVYDNPENVFVGGFIGSPGMNFFKGVLTDNAVMIDKWKIEVPEEKMKDLRNNGYTNKEIIIGIRPEDFYYGKAIEALSYNAKVTVPIDVAELMGAETYLYSNINGQSFVARVDTSLDVQSQSNIELGLNMDKVHYFDSETEKRIVL